In the Flavobacterium acetivorans genome, one interval contains:
- a CDS encoding aminopeptidase P family protein: MKYHQIDRDLFIKNRAKFMGQMKPKSVAVFNSNDIYPISADSTMPFAQHRDIFYLSGVDQEESILLLFPDAPYEHQREILFLKETNDHIAVWEGEKLTKERALAVSGIKTVYWLQEFEKVLFELMTHSDTIYINTNEHYRATVETETREARFVKWWKEKYPAHAVAKSNPILQRIRSVKESEELDLIQQACNITEKGFRRILSFVKPNVMEYEIEAEFIHEFISNRSKGFAYTPIIGSGNNANVLHYIENNQQCKAGDLILLDVGAEYANYSSDMTRTIPVSGKFSERQKAVYNAVLNVKNEATKMLVPGTMWKQYHIEVGKIMTSELLGLGLIDKADVQNENPDWPAYKKYFMHGTSHHMGLDTHDYGILTDPMQANMVFTVEPGIYIPAEGFGIRLEDDVVIQETGAPFNLMRNIPIEVDEIESLMNS; encoded by the coding sequence ATGAAATACCATCAAATTGACCGTGACTTATTTATAAAAAATCGTGCTAAATTCATGGGCCAAATGAAGCCCAAAAGTGTAGCCGTTTTTAACTCAAATGATATTTATCCTATAAGCGCTGATAGTACAATGCCTTTTGCACAGCACCGCGATATTTTTTATCTAAGTGGCGTAGATCAAGAAGAAAGCATTTTATTATTATTTCCAGATGCTCCTTACGAGCACCAAAGAGAAATCTTATTCCTAAAAGAAACTAACGATCACATTGCAGTTTGGGAAGGAGAAAAACTGACTAAAGAGCGCGCCTTAGCCGTTTCAGGAATCAAAACCGTGTATTGGTTACAGGAATTCGAAAAAGTTTTATTCGAATTAATGACACATTCAGATACGATTTACATCAATACAAATGAACACTACAGAGCAACAGTAGAGACTGAAACTCGTGAAGCTCGTTTTGTGAAATGGTGGAAAGAAAAATACCCCGCACATGCCGTTGCCAAGAGCAATCCTATTTTGCAACGCATCCGTTCCGTAAAAGAAAGCGAAGAATTAGACCTAATCCAACAAGCTTGCAATATCACCGAAAAAGGTTTTAGAAGAATCCTTTCCTTTGTGAAACCTAATGTAATGGAGTATGAAATTGAAGCCGAATTCATTCATGAATTTATTTCTAATCGTTCCAAAGGTTTTGCTTACACTCCAATTATTGGCTCAGGAAATAACGCCAACGTATTGCATTATATAGAAAACAATCAACAATGTAAGGCCGGTGATTTAATTTTACTCGATGTAGGTGCTGAATATGCTAATTATTCAAGTGATATGACGCGTACCATTCCGGTATCAGGAAAATTCTCTGAAAGACAAAAAGCCGTTTACAATGCCGTTTTAAATGTAAAAAATGAAGCCACTAAAATGCTGGTTCCGGGAACCATGTGGAAACAATACCATATTGAGGTAGGTAAAATCATGACTTCGGAATTGCTTGGTTTAGGATTAATCGATAAAGCTGATGTACAAAACGAAAATCCGGATTGGCCAGCGTATAAAAAATACTTCATGCACGGAACCTCGCACCACATGGGACTAGACACCCACGATTACGGAATCCTAACTGACCCAATGCAAGCCAATATGGTTTTCACCGTAGAACCGGGAATCTATATTCCGGCTGAAGGTTTCGGAATTCGTCTGGAAGATGATGTAGTTATTCAGGAAACCGGTGCTCCATTTAACCTGATGCGCAACATCCCGATTGAAGTGGACGAAATAGAAAGCTTGATGAATTCTTAA
- a CDS encoding TIGR00266 family protein yields MTAHEIDYQIFGEEMQYVEIELDPQEIVIAEAGSFMMMDNNIQMQTIFGDGSEQQSGLFGKLLNAGKRVLTGESLFMTAFINQNHTKGKVSFASPYPGKILPIDLTEFQGKFICQKSSFLCAAKGVSVGIEFSKKIGTGLFGGEGFIMQKIEGDGMAFVHSGGTLAKKELRAGEVLKVDTGCIVGFTKDIDYDIEFIGGIKNSIFGGEGLFYATLRGPGTVYVQSLPFSRLADRIIASAPRAGGNSREEGSILGGLGSLLDGDRRF; encoded by the coding sequence ATGACAGCACACGAAATAGATTACCAGATATTTGGCGAAGAAATGCAATATGTAGAAATCGAATTAGACCCGCAAGAAATCGTCATTGCCGAAGCAGGCAGTTTTATGATGATGGACAATAACATCCAGATGCAAACCATCTTTGGCGACGGATCAGAACAACAATCCGGTTTATTTGGCAAACTTTTAAATGCCGGAAAAAGAGTCCTGACCGGCGAAAGCTTGTTCATGACCGCCTTCATCAATCAAAACCATACCAAAGGCAAGGTATCTTTTGCTTCTCCATATCCCGGCAAAATCCTCCCAATTGATTTGACCGAATTTCAAGGAAAATTCATCTGCCAAAAAAGCTCTTTCCTTTGCGCCGCCAAAGGCGTTTCCGTCGGAATCGAATTCTCCAAAAAAATAGGCACCGGTCTTTTTGGCGGTGAAGGTTTCATTATGCAAAAAATTGAAGGTGATGGAATGGCTTTTGTACATTCGGGCGGAACCTTAGCCAAAAAAGAACTACGCGCCGGCGAAGTCCTAAAAGTAGACACGGGTTGTATCGTAGGATTTACTAAAGATATCGATTATGATATTGAATTCATTGGCGGTATTAAAAACTCCATTTTTGGAGGCGAAGGTTTATTTTACGCCACGCTTCGCGGACCCGGAACAGTGTATGTGCAATCCTTACCCTTCAGCCGATTAGCAGACAGAATCATCGCTTCGGCACCAAGAGCCGGAGGAAACAGCCGTGAAGAAGGAAGTATTCTTGGCGGCTTAGGAAGTTTACTTGATGGTGACAGACGATTCTAA
- a CDS encoding alpha/beta fold hydrolase encodes MKQIQFKNSSISYTDTGKGTAVVLLHGFLENKTMWSNYIAAFAKKNRVIAIDLLGHGETECLGYVHSMEDNAYAVHAVLAELRIRKAIFVGHSMGGYVALAFAELYPDFVKGLVLLNSTAKADSDERKLNRDRAIKAVKQSYINFVRLAIANLFSENNRERLSEEIENVKKEALKTPLQAIVASLEGMKIRDDREVLLHLSPFPILLILGEKDPVLQYEETKKQIKNTEVELVSFPDGHMSHIENQGELTEVLLDFFKKIQTQ; translated from the coding sequence TTGAAACAAATTCAATTTAAAAACAGCAGCATTTCTTATACGGACACCGGCAAAGGAACGGCTGTAGTTTTATTGCACGGTTTTTTAGAAAACAAGACGATGTGGAGCAATTACATTGCAGCTTTCGCTAAGAAAAACCGCGTCATCGCTATTGATTTATTAGGTCATGGAGAAACGGAATGTTTGGGTTATGTTCATAGTATGGAAGACAATGCCTATGCTGTGCATGCCGTTTTAGCAGAATTGCGCATCCGGAAAGCCATTTTTGTAGGCCATTCTATGGGTGGTTATGTAGCACTCGCTTTCGCTGAATTGTATCCTGATTTTGTCAAAGGCCTGGTTTTATTAAATTCAACCGCCAAAGCCGATAGCGATGAAAGAAAATTAAACAGAGACCGCGCCATCAAAGCAGTAAAACAAAGCTATATCAATTTTGTTCGCTTGGCTATCGCCAATTTATTTAGCGAAAACAATCGAGAAAGATTATCCGAAGAAATTGAAAATGTAAAAAAAGAGGCGTTAAAAACTCCACTTCAAGCCATTGTTGCCTCGCTGGAAGGAATGAAAATAAGAGATGACCGCGAAGTTTTACTCCATCTTAGTCCATTTCCTATATTGCTTATTTTAGGCGAAAAAGATCCCGTTTTACAATACGAAGAAACTAAAAAACAAATTAAAAACACCGAGGTAGAATTGGTTTCTTTCCCAGACGGACACATGAGCCACATTGAAAATCAAGGAGAGCTTACTGAAGTATTATTAGATTTTTTCAAAAAGATTCAAACCCAATAA